From Nicotiana tabacum cultivar K326 chromosome 22, ASM71507v2, whole genome shotgun sequence, one genomic window encodes:
- the LOC142175815 gene encoding uncharacterized protein LOC142175815, with protein sequence MRIILQAKRKLGFVLGTCKKYLFQTELHEDWETCNAIVLSWIMNIVSPDLLSGIVYASNAYLVWEDLRERFDKVNRVRIFQLHRKIATILQGTDSVSAYFTRLKELWAEYDAMVLIPNSKEYVEHLQQQRLMQFLSSLNETYDQARHQILMKTVEPTLNQAYALIIEDESQNSSAHPVLPNRGDQVAMQTGRGQMTVQNNRGQYKGKKPFVKCDYCNKPGHSKENCYKLVGYPTDFKNKKSYAANMTTSGLESDKSAHHDEGRSSCDGLKVGPYFTEDQYRQILSMLNKETLEHQVTMASIATSLMASFTCKEWIIDYGAMPHIAGELDMLNTKNKVNKCDSDQVHLTTGEKSNITHIGDIVMCDELKLEDILFVPEFKFNLISVSKLTRQLCCSVNFFSDFCLFQDLYNGKVRGIGRERGGMYILKKKLKGDLEKFIKGIRKFASTTTTRSNKEGEVLWHKRLGHASVSTMKNLDLFHNKSVDVVVNNECQNGVLERKHRQILDTARALKFQASVPTKDFIFKENIFPFVKHCSTTHNAEGHTAIVDLISGLEQFDPLQNFYGNMHLQLEGIVRSDLEESIEVDNNAGTGTAEHEGNGDMQNSPAANADDDANADYNNAPTSSSAVPEQHLMQEDEVNPPATLEQELTEWNIKLNEALTAAGYVQSLYDYSLFTKRKGDDFVAVLIYVVDLLITRNNEEFINETKDVLHQKFKVKDLGDLKYFLGIEVMRSKQGILLNQRK encoded by the exons ATGCGAATTATTTTGCAAGCTAAGAGGAAGCTAGGGTTTGTGCTTGGGACGTGCAAAAAGTATTTGTTCCAAACTGAATTGCATGAGGACTGGGAAACATGTAATGCAATCGTGCTTTCCTGGATCATGAACATTGTCTCTCCGGATCTACTTAGCGGCATTGTCTACGCATCTAATGCATATTTGGTATGGGAGGATTTGAGAGAGAGATTCGACAAAGTGAATCGTGTGAGGATATTTCAGTTGCATAGGAAAATTGCTACTATTTTGCAGGGAACAGATTCAGTCTCTGCATATTTCACTAGGTTGAAGGAATTGTGGGCTGAGTACGATGCAATGGTGCTTATTCCTAATTCGAAGGAGTATGTTGAACACCTTCAGCAGCAAAGGCTAATGCAGTTTTTAAGTAGTCTCAATGAGACATATGATCAAGCAAGGCATCAGATCTTAATGAAGACTGTGGAGCCAACATTGAACCAAGcttatgcattgattatagaggATGAGAGTCAGAATTCTAGTGCACATCCAGTCTTGCCAAACAGAGGAGATCAAGTTGCTATGCAAACAGGTAGAGGGCAGATGACTGTGCAGAATAACAGGGGACAGTACAAAGGAAAgaagccatttgtgaaatgtgattACTGCAACAAACCTGGGCACTCTAAGGAAAATTGCTACAAACTAGTTGGTTATCCAACTGATTTCAAAAACAAGAAATCATATGCAGCTAACATGACAACTAGTGGCTTGGAGAGTGACAAATCAGCACATCATGATGAGGGAAGAAGTAGTTGTGATGGATTAAAGGTAGGACCATACTTCACTGAGGATCAATATAGACAGATTTTGAGCATGCTGAACAAGGAGACTCTAGAACATCAGGTTACCATGGCAAGTATTGCAACCTCCTTAATGGCAAGCTTTACTTGTAAAGAATGGATAATTGATTATGGAGCTATGCCTCACATAGCTGGTGAGCTAGATATGTTAAATACtaagaataaagtaaacaaatgtGACAGTGATCAAGTACATTTGACTACAGGAGAGAAGTCTAATATAACACATATTGgagatattgttatgtgtgatgaGTTGAAGCTGGAAGATATTTTGTTTGTACCTGAGTTTAAGTTCAATCTAATCTCAGTGTCCAAACTAACTAGGCAGTTATGTTGTTCGGTGAATTTCTTTTCCGACTTCTGTTTATTTCAGGATCTCTACAATGGCAAGGTGAGGGGGATTGGTAGAGAAAGAGGTGGTATGTACATATTGAAGAAGAAATTGAAAGGAGACTTAGAGAAATTCATCAAAGGGATAAGGAAATTTGCATCAACTACAACCACACGGAGTAATAAAGAAGGTGAAGTCTTATGGCACAAAAGGCTAGGCCATGCTTCAGTTAGTACTATGAAGAACTTGGATCTATTTCATAACAAATCTGTAGATGTAGTAGTGAATAATGAGTGTCAG AATGGAGTATTGGAGAGAAAACACAGGCAAATTCTAGATACAGCTAGGGCATTGAAGTTTCAAGCAAGTGTTCCAACAAA AGATTTTATTTTCAAGGAGAATATCTTTCCATTTGTCAAGCATTGTTCCACAACTCATAATGCAGAAGGACATACAGCAATTGTAGATCTCATATCAGGCCTGGAACAATTTGACCCTTTACAGAATTTCTATGGCAATATGCATCTGCAGTTAGAAGGAATTGTAAGAAGTGATTTAGAGGAGTCTATTGAGGTTGACAACAATGCAGGGACTGGCACTGCAGAACATGAAGGAAATGGTGATATGCAAAACTCACCAGCAGCAAATGCAGATGATGATGCAAATGCAGATTATAACAATGCACCAACAAGTAGCAGTGCAGTTCCAGAACAACACTTAATGCAGGAAGATGAAGTGAATCCTCCAGCAACTCTTGAACAAGAGTTAACTGAG TGGAACATTAAGCTTAATGAGGCCTTAACAGCTGCAGGTTATGTTCAGAGTCTATATGACTATTCATTATTTACTAAAAGGAAAGGAGATGACTTTGTAGCAGTGTTGATATACGTGGTTGACTTGTTAATCACTAGAAATAATGAGGAGTTTATCAATGAGACTAAAGATGTCCTTCATCAAAAGTTCAAGGTGAAGGATCTTGGTGATCTCAAATACTTTCTGGGAATTGAAGTCATGAGATCCAAACAAGGGATTCTATTGAATCAGAGGAAATAA